The Candidatus Zixiibacteriota bacterium genomic interval GCGGACCCATTCTGCTGTCGCGTTGGTACGAGGGTGTCATTGCATGGTTCGATTCCGCGATCCCCGCAAGAGCACAAAGCGAAAAGACGACAACGCCCTGGAATCGGTTCGCTCCAAGTTCGCCGCCTTCCTGGCGTTACTGGAACGCCACCATCAGGCGATGTCGATTATCAGCGACATGGAAGAAAAGTCGCAGGGCGAATACCTGTTCGACCTCAACTACATACGAACCAGTGTCGCCCAGATTCGAAATTGCGTCACCCGACTCATCGAAATCATGATCGAACTCGGTGGTCCCCGCTACGAAATACTGCGCGATCGTTTTGCCGAAATCGGCGCCCGCATCGATGACTCCCTGCCCTGGTGCCGGTCGACCGGCACCGACCGGTTCGTGTTGCCGCTCGAAGAGGTCGGCCGCGACCGGGCTTGCAGCGTCGGCAGCAAATGCGCGCAGCTGGGCGAAATGAAGTCCCGGCTGCAGTTGCCCGTACCCGACGGGTTCGCAATCACGGCCTGGAGCTGCCGGCACTTCCGCCAGGTCAACAACCTCAACGACCGTATCAGCAAACGACTGGCCTCGGTGAACTTCCTCGAGTACGACGATCTCGTCCGCGTGTCCGGTGAAATCCGGTCGATGATCAGCGAATGCCCCCTGCCTGACGATCTTGCCGATGCAATCCGACACGCCTACGAGGAACTGGCTGCACGCAACCCATCGGCGAAGTTCGCCCTCCGATCAAGCGCGCTCGGCGAGGATTCCTGGTTCAGCTTCGCCGGCCAATACGCCACCTTCCTCAATATCGAACCCGATCGCCTGCTGGAATGCTACCGCGAGATCCTCGCCAGCAAGTTTACGCCCAAAGCTATCTATTACCTGCTGTCTCATTCTCTGGTTGAAGATGATCTGGCGATGGGGGTGGGGATGGTGACGATGGTGGACGCGCGGGCGGCGGGCGTGCTGTATACGCGCAACCCGGTGAATCCGGAGAGCACCCAGCTGCAGGTCCACGCCGTGTGGGGTCTCGGCAAATCGCTCGTGGACGGGCAGTGCGATCCCGACGTGTTTTATGTCAACCGCGCGACGATGGAGATCGAATCCCGCCATATTGCCGCGAAAACGACGCGGCTTGTCATGGCCCCCGGCGGCGGGACGGTGGTGGAGCCGATTCCTCCATCGGAGCAAATGCAGCCGGCCCTGACCGACAGCCTTGTCATCCAGCTGGCCCGCTATGGCGTCATCATAGAGACTCATTACAGCAAGCCGCAGGATATCGAATGGGCGATCGATCGCGATGGCAGCCTGTTCCTGCTGCAGGCACGGCCTCTGAAGATCGTCAGCGCGGAATCGCGGTCGGGGCCGGTCGACGTGTCCGGTTATACGGTGCTGCGCTCCGGCGGCGTGACTGTGTGCCCGGGCGCCGCGATCGGCTGCGTCTTTCCGGTGTCATCGGTCGATGACCTGCCCCGAGTCCCAAACCGCGCCATTCTTGCCACGCGCCAGCCGTTCCCCGGCCTCGTGACCGTCATGGGTCGAATCGCCGCAATTATCGCCGAGGCCGGCGGCCCCGCGACACACATGGCGACGATCGCCCGGGAATACCGTATCCCCACCATCGCCGGCATCAGCGGGCTCTCCGAACTCCCCCGCAACACTGTCGTGACGGTTGACGCGACCGAAGGCGTAGTGTACGCCGGCTCGCATCCTGAGCTGGTGGAAGCCCGTCAGCCCGATTACAACCTCTTCGCCGATATGGATATCTTCCGCCTGCTCGAAGATCTGCTGGTGCACGTCTCGCCGCTCCATCTGGTGCAGCCGGCCGACGCTGGGTTCGCCCCGGAAAACTGCCGCACCCTGCACGACATCACCCGCTACGTACACCAGAAGGCTATCGAAGAGATGTTTTACGGCGGAATCCGCGTTGGAGATTCCACGCAGGTGTTCCACCGCCTCAAAACCGACGTCCCGCTGACGGTAGACATGATCTATCTCGATCGCGAACTGCCGACATCCCCCTCACGCAAGGAAGTGCCCGATACGGAGATCGGGTGCAAACCGATGGAGCAGTTCTGGTCGGGCTTGAAAGCCGAAGGCTGGCCCCACAAAGCCCGCCCAAGGTATCAGGCATCGTTTCCGTCCGTTCTGGGCATCCGGGGGCGCGAGAGCGGTTACTCCGAGAATAGCTTCGCCGTCATCAGCCGCGAGTATATGGTATTGAGCCTCCGCATGGGATACCACTTTTCGACCGTCGAAGCGCTCTCCACCGCCGACCCGAACAAAAACTATGTCCGTTACCAGCACAAGCAGGGTGGTGCGTCATTACCTCGGCGCATTCGCCGCGTGCAGGTCATCTCCGGACTCCTCGGCAGAATCGGATTCGTCCACCAGAGCAAGGGAGACTTCCTGTCGGCCGGCATCAACCACCTCGACGGCGAGCGAATGGGCGAAATCCTGCACGCCGTGGGCCGACTGACGGTCATGACCAAGCAGCTCGATATGGCGCTGTCGACCGATGAGATCGCCAACTGGTACATGGAAGATTTCGCCAAGCGGCTCGGTATCGGTCCGGGAGAACCGACCGCATGACGACCGCGCCGGACAGCACCGCGCGATCGAGCGGCGTGTCCTCCTCCCGTCGGCATCTCTGGCTCGCCGCCGTGACCATCCTGACGGTGGTCCTGGTGTTCGCCGTCTACGTCTCGATCACCGAAGACATCCTGATGCGGGATCAGTTCAACCTGTACGCGCAGCGATACCAGCAGATGGTATCCGATCAGGTGGCTGGAGACGTCGGTGAAAGCCTGCGGGACCTCTTTAGAGAAATCCGCATGCTCGGCGAAGCCGGAGCGGAGGCGGCCGATTCGCAGCATCTGAACCGCGACTTCGAAAACGCGCTGGCACAGTGGCAGGTCAAAGGTCTGGTCGAACTGGGACTGTTGGAGTCGACCGGCCGAACGGTCGTCAGCACGAAAGCGGCGCGGATTCACGATGCGGATATGGTGCCGTTGTACCAGCTCCTCGATCACGCCGGCGCCGACTCCACGGTCACATGCTACGTTCCCGGCTCGACCGCCGCGGATACGTCGACCGACCGCCGATATCTGCTGCGGGCTCAGCGATTGGGCGCGGGCCAGACTCGACAATGGGTCTACGGCATTATCGACATTGCATGGATGGCCCGTTCGGTGCTCCGTATCGGCGGGACTGACAGCAGCGGATACGCCTATCTTGTCGATCGTGATTCGACCGTGTTGTTTCGACCTGAAGACGCCCCCGCTTCTGTGTTCACCCCGATCTCCTCCGCGTGGGGCGGCGCGCGAACCCCGATCTCCTGTTATGGCTGCGGTCCGGCGGAAGCATGGAGCGTGATGGTGGTCGCAAGCGACCCGGCCACCCGGGCCATCAGCGAACACCGAACACGACGCCACCTCGCCAACGTCGCCATGGTTTCGGCGGCGGTGCTGCTTGTCCTGCTCGGATTCTGGCAGCAGCGTCGCGTGGCGACACAGCTCCGCACGCGCATCGGTACGCAGTCGGAGTTCCTCTCCGCCGTGCTGCAGTCGTCGGTCGACGCAATCATCTTCATCGACAACGACAATCGCGTGCAGGCCTGGAACAGGGGAGCGGAAATGATTTTCGGTTACTCCGCCGACGAGATGATCGGCCGGAGTTTCCACAAGCTGATTCCTCCGGAGATCGATGCCGAGGCGGAGCTGGCGATGATCCGCGACACCGTCTACCGGAATGGCTTCCTGAGAAACTTCCAGACACAGCGCGTTACCAGGGATGAGCGACGGATCACCGTCAACCTCTCGCGGACGTTGATCACGGACAGCCGTGGCCGCCCGCTCGGAAGCACGGCAATCCTCAAAGACGTCACGGAAAAAGTGGAGCTTGATAAACAGCTCTACAGCACGGAAAAACTGGCTTCGATCGGCATACTCGCGGCCGGTGTCGCACACGAACTCAACAATCCGCTTGCGGTGATACTCGGCTTCACGGACCTGCTCAAAGAACGATTTCCCGAAGGCAGCCCCGAGCGGGCCGATCTCACGATCATCGAAGAGACCGCCAACAATGCCAAGAAGATCGTCGAAAACATGCTGGGATTCGCCCGCGTGAGCGAGGGACAAAAAGACTCGGTCAATGTCAATTCGGCGATTGATGCCGTACTCCGCATCACCAGCCACGCGTTTGATTCGGGAAAGATCGAAATTGTCGCGGACGAAGTACGTCCCGCGCTCCCCGACATCGTCGGCGATCCCCGCGAATACCAACAGGTGCTTCTGAATCTCGTTAACAACGCGATGGCTGCCATGGCCGGGGACGGCGGTCGCCTGTCGATTGCGGCGTGGGCCGAAGACGGCCAGGTACACGTGCGCATCAGCGATACCGGCGCCGGCATCCCCGAGCGCATCAAGGGACGAATTTTTGACCCGTTTTTTACGACAAAAAGGGTTGGGCAGGGGACCGGACTCGGCTTATCATTGTCCTATGGGATAGTGCAGAAATACGGCGGGGACATCCGGTTCACCAGCCGATCTCCCGAAGACTTCCCGGACCAGCCCGGCCGCACGACCTTTACGGTTTCCATGCCGATCGTCGCGACGGCGGACGGATCAAAGGACGGAAGCGATGAATCAGGCGATACTCGCGGTTGACGACGAGCCGCACATGCTCATGCTGCTCGAACGAATCCTTCGCGAGCGCACGCGCTTCGAACTGGTCGCCACCACCAATTCTCTCGAAGTTCCCGGTCTGCTCGAATCCCGCACGTTTGACCTGATCATCTGCGACTTGCGGATGCCCGGCATGGACGGACTGGATATCCTCCGCTGGATCGACGAACACAATCGTCACGAAGCGGTCGTCCTGATCACCGCATTCGGCACCCTCGATGACGCGGCCGAAGCCAAACGCTACGGCCTCTACGAGTACCTGAACAAACCGTTTCGCAAGGAGCAGCTGCTCTCCGCCGTCCACGCCGTTATGCGCTGGCAGGCGGCGCGCCGCGACGGCGAGTCGAACGGCTCTTTCGAACGGGACGCCTTTGCCTCGGCGCCCCTCCACTTCCAGCAAGTATGGCTTCACCGGATGGCCCGGCGTCACGGCTCCGCGGACAATATTGCCCGGCACACCGGCATTCCCAAACGGACGGTCGAAAGTCTCCTGCACCCGAATGGCGATCATCCGGGCAGCCGTGCCTGAGGAGGCGTTCCGGATGCCTGAACGAATCAAACACATACGCGCCGGCGATGTGATGATCCCCCTGGATCAGTACCCCCACATCCCCTACTGGATTTCGCTTCGGCAAGCCATGGTGGAAATGGAGAAGTCTGAACTGGTAGTGCAGGGACGTGTCTCACTTCCCCGCGTCGTACTGGTATTCGATGAAGAGTACCAACTGATGGGTACAGTCCGGAGACGCGACATCATGCGTGGACTCGAACCACCCATACTCCGGGAACGACCGATCGACGACCGAAAGCGCATGTTTTCCGCCGAGCACGCTGACCGACTCGAAGGACTTTCGTACGAAGAGATCCTCGCCGGGGTGCTGAAACAGGCGGAAACCTCGGTCGGGGACGTCATGCAGCCGATCGAACACACCGTGGACTATCACGACCATCTGTTCAAGGTGGTCTACGAAATGAACACGCACGACCTCAGCCTGCTGCCGGTTCTGCGCGACGGCCAGGTCGCGGGTGTCATTCGCTCCGTCGACGTCTTCCGCGAAATCACCCGTATCCTCCTGTAGCGATCGCGGCCCGTCCGGCATCGCGCGTTGTACCACACAACGCCACCTGCAGCCAGAATGCCCGGCACCTTTTTGGCTTGCGGGCGGTTCAAGTAACCGACGACCGGCCGCACACGACGGTTGTTGCACCGACCATTTTCGACGCAATTCAAGGAGGATCGCATGAAGTACGTACTGGCATTCATCATGATTCTGGCCGCCGGAGGCCTTATGGCGCAAACCGATATTCACACCGAAACCATCGAGTATACCATCGATGGACAGCCGTTCGAGGGCTACCTTGCCTACGACAAGTCCGTCACATCCCACCGCCCCGGCGTCCTGATTGTACACCAGTGGATGGGCGTAACCGATAACGAGAAGATGCGCGCTCGTATGCTTGCCGAGATGGGATATGTCGCATTCGCGCTCGACATCTACGGCAAAGGCGTCCGTCCCGCCAACAGCCAGGAAGCCGGTGCGCAGGCCGGCAAATTCCGCGGCGACCGCACCCTGTTCCGCAAACATCTCAACGCCGGACTCGCGCAGCTTCGCACCTCCCTGATGGTTGACACCTCGCGCCTGGCGGCGATCGGCTACTGCTTCGGCGGTGGCGGCGTTTTGGAACTCGCTCGGTCCGGCGCAAGGGTCAACGGCGTCGTCAGCTTCCACGGATCGCTCAACACGCCGAATCCGGCCGACGCCAACAATATCAACGCCAAAGTCCTGGTTCTCCACGGCGCGGTCGATCCGCATGTCACGGACGACGAAGTCCTCGCGTTCAAAAAGGAAATGGAAGACGCCGGAGTCGATTATGTACTGACCATGTACGGTGGAGCTGTCCATGCCTTTACGCAGAAAGAAGCCGGCAACGACCCCGCCGCGGGCGCAGCCTACGACGAAGCGGCGGACCGCCGGTCGTGGCAGGCCATGAAAGACTTCTTCGCCGAAATCTTCTGATCCCCTCTCAGCGCGCTCTCCGAGTAACAAACGCTTGGCAAACGCGTTGCGTCTTCCTATACTTATGCGCACAAACCGAATCGGAGAGTTGCTGGAGATGGACAAACGAACTATCGCCGACTTCCTGAAACGTATCGAGTTGTTTCAGGACCTGTCGGACAGCGATCGGGAGCTGCTGACCGATCAACTAGAGACCTTGCGCTTCGCGCCGGGCGAACTGCTGTTCGAAGAGAACAGCCCGCGCCGAAACCTGTGGGTGATTTTTGACGGACAGGTCGAGCTGTTCAAACGCGGCCCCCTCGGACCCGAAAAACGACTGAGCCTGTTCGGTTCATACGACTTCCTGGGCGAAGGTGCGCTGATGGACGACTACCCGCACTCCGCCTCGGCGCGGGCGGTCGATCACGCCACCATCTTGGCCATCAGCCGGGACCGCTTCCTCGACTTCCTCGAGCGGCAGCCGGGACTGGCCTCGCATATCCTGTCACGCGTGGCACGGGTGATTTCGCGACGGATGCGTCAGGCCAGCACCATGGTCGTCGACGCCGCCGCACAGTATGTCTCCGGCCGCACCCGGATCGAACATGACCTCCTAGGCGAGCGAGCCGTGCCGTACGAGTACTACTACGGTATCCAGACGCTTCGGGCGATCGAAAACTTCCCTATCACCGGCATCTCGCTGGCCCACTTCCCGCGGCTGATCGAGGCGCTGGCGATGGTCAAGATGGCGGCTGCCCGCGCCAACCACGAACTCGGACTGCTCCCCGATGATATCGCGGTCGCGGTCGAGCAGGCCTGCCAGGAGCTGCTCGACGGCCGCTGGCATACGCACTTCGTGGTCGACATGATTCAGGGCGGCGCCGGTACCTCGACCAACATGAACGCCAACGAGGTGATCGCCAACCGCGCTCTCGAAATTCTCGGACGCGAGCGGGGCGAGTACGACTACTGCCACCCCAACAACCACGTCAACCTCTCGCAGTCGACCAACGACGCCTACCCGACCGCGCTGAATATCGCCCTCATCAACAGCAACAGCGAGCTTGTCGACGACCTTCGGGAGTTGATCGACGCTTTCCGGCAGAAAGCGACCGAGTTCGCCCACGTGCTCAAGATGGGCCGCACCCAGTTGCAGGACGCCGTGCCCATGACGCTCGGCCAGAATTTCGACGCCTGGGCGACAACGCTGACCGAGGAAATCGACCGCCTCAACGACAACGCCCGGCTTTTTCTCGAAGTCAACATGGGCGGAACCGCGATCGGCACCGGAATCAACGCCGAGCCCGACTACAGCGAAAAGGTCATCGAGCACCTTCGGCAGATAACCCGGCTCGACGTCAAACTGGCGCCGAACCTCGTCGAAGCCACGCAGGACACCGGCGCGCTGGTGATGTACTCCTCGGCCGTCAAACGCCTCGCCGTCAAGCTGTCCAAGATCTGTAACGATCTCCGCCTGCTGTCATCGGGGCCGCGCGCCGGGATCAACGAGATCAATCTGCCGGCCATGCAGCCCGGATCGTCGATCATGCCCGGCAAAGTCAACCCGGTCATCCCCGAAGTCGTCAACCAGATCGCTTTCAAGGTGATCGGCAACGACCTCACGGTCACACTGGCGGCCCAGGCCGGGCAGCTCGAGCTCAACGTGATGGAACCGGTTATCGCGCAGTCTTTGTTCGAGTCGATCGAGATGCTCAAAAACGGCATGGCGACCCTGCGGCACCGCTGTGTGCTCGGTATCACGGCCAACGAGGAGCGCTGCCGGGCGATGGTGGAGAACTCGATCGGGCTGGTAACCGCGCTCAATCCGGTGCTGGGATACGAAACCTCCACGAAGGTGGCGAAAGAGGCGCTCGCAACCGATCGCGGCGTGTACGACCTCGTTCTCGAAAAGGGACTTCTGTCCCGGGAGCAGCTCAATAGGCTGCTCGATCCCAAGAGGATGCTTGCCCCGCAAAGACATCGAGCAGGCGGGTAGGGTCCGGTACGATCCGGGTCATTCGGGGCGAGGGGGTGTGGGGTCGTCGGAATCTTTGTGCTCCGACTGCTGCGAGTCGTGCCGGCCGCGCTCCGGGAAATCCCCCGGCAGAGAGTTGATAAGCGCGGTTTGCGCCTGATGCGACAAAACGGAGCCGTGAATCTCCGGCCCCAGTACGTGATCCTCGGCCCGGACCGCCGCTGACATCTCCGGTTTCGGCTCGCCGGCCGGTTCTCCCGGACGCTTCATGTCCGCAGCGCGAAGCTCCCAGCGGAGGACCGCCATACCTGCCCTGGCCAGCACTTCGGCGATAGTGTTCATATCGAAACTCTCGACCCAGATCGTCTGCAACGGATCGACCGGACGTTTCGGCACCGTATCAGAGGCCGGACCGTACGTCTTCTGGATTTTGGTTCGCGCCTGGATCTCTTCGTTTGAACGCGGCACCGAGACCGAGACGATGTAGATCGGGGCCTGTTCCGTGTCGCGCGCCTCCTTGATCACGACAAGGTACTTCTCGGCGCGGGATCGGAGGGTGACGGCGAAACGGATCTTGTGTTTTCGCGCCCAGTCCGGGGCGTGGTCGATGTCGGTGAAGAAATCCTGAAGGTAGTCCCCCCACGAGAACGACGGCGGTGCATCTTTGGGCGTCAGATGAGCGAGCCACTCAAGCACGAAGTCGCGCGGCGTCCGTTTGGAATCGGTTTTCTTTGATGCCGGCGCCGGAGAAAAGGCCCGCATCAATTGTGCGAGATCTGCCTTGCTCATACTGCACTATCCTTCGAAGGCCGGATGCGTTGTGGGCAGTCGTACCGACGACCTAAAAACCGGCCTCTATCGGCATTATCGGCAGGCGCGAGGCGATTCTTGCATGATCCATACTGATATCGCAACCTGCTGGGGATAAGTAACATAACGGAGTGTCGGTCCAGCCTCGCGACCTTCTGGTCTCTGTTCGCGGATCAACTTTTTCGCCGTACAAGCGTGGTTTGCTTGGCCTTACAGTGAAATGGCTTTGTTTTGTCATATTTAAGGGTTCCCAGTACTTCTCTTCTCTTCCCGGCGCGCGAAGAGGAAGTCTCTCCGCGCGCTCTCTACATAGAGGGATGGCGAAGTTTTTACCATCGAAGGTGTAGCGAAACTGCGGGGGGAGAAAATCGGACATCGGCGCAGCCCAGCCCTGCGACGGCGGGAGGGCATGTCCGCCTGTGTCGAGGACGGTTTCAAGGGACTCTTTCCAATTCGTGGACCCCATAGCAAGCTATGGGCGACTCCCCTCGTGCGTGGCGTACGTCCTCGTGCGTGGCGTACGTCCCCGTGCGCCACGCGAACCGCTGAGCTAATCCCCCCGCACTTTCACTACATCCTCGATGGAGAAAACGGCGCGGCCCCTCTAGTAGACGATGGAGCCAATGAGAATGCAATCGATGCGACCGAAAATCGACCGACGATCATCCGGCTGCGACACTGGAGGAGTCTCTCAGTCAACGCAATACGACTGCATCGGAGAAGAACAGTCCAAAATGGGGGCCCCCATAAAATGACAAAACGAACCTATTTCCCCGTAACGCTCACGCAACCACGCTTGTACAATGATTTTTCTGTTCTCTCGCGTGTGCGGAGTGGATCACATGTCGCAGCGGTGCGTCATGTGGTGACGGTTTGAATGGCTGGGTTCCGTGGCGCACGGGACATACGTCACGCACAAATCAAAGATAGACTCCCGCCTGCGCGGGAGTGACACGCCTGCGCCGTGTCGTCAGTGGCGAGGTCAAGACGCGAGGACGTGGCCCGCGCACGGATCAGAGATAGATTCCCGC includes:
- a CDS encoding PEP/pyruvate-binding domain-containing protein, which produces MVRFRDPRKSTKRKDDNALESVRSKFAAFLALLERHHQAMSIISDMEEKSQGEYLFDLNYIRTSVAQIRNCVTRLIEIMIELGGPRYEILRDRFAEIGARIDDSLPWCRSTGTDRFVLPLEEVGRDRACSVGSKCAQLGEMKSRLQLPVPDGFAITAWSCRHFRQVNNLNDRISKRLASVNFLEYDDLVRVSGEIRSMISECPLPDDLADAIRHAYEELAARNPSAKFALRSSALGEDSWFSFAGQYATFLNIEPDRLLECYREILASKFTPKAIYYLLSHSLVEDDLAMGVGMVTMVDARAAGVLYTRNPVNPESTQLQVHAVWGLGKSLVDGQCDPDVFYVNRATMEIESRHIAAKTTRLVMAPGGGTVVEPIPPSEQMQPALTDSLVIQLARYGVIIETHYSKPQDIEWAIDRDGSLFLLQARPLKIVSAESRSGPVDVSGYTVLRSGGVTVCPGAAIGCVFPVSSVDDLPRVPNRAILATRQPFPGLVTVMGRIAAIIAEAGGPATHMATIAREYRIPTIAGISGLSELPRNTVVTVDATEGVVYAGSHPELVEARQPDYNLFADMDIFRLLEDLLVHVSPLHLVQPADAGFAPENCRTLHDITRYVHQKAIEEMFYGGIRVGDSTQVFHRLKTDVPLTVDMIYLDRELPTSPSRKEVPDTEIGCKPMEQFWSGLKAEGWPHKARPRYQASFPSVLGIRGRESGYSENSFAVISREYMVLSLRMGYHFSTVEALSTADPNKNYVRYQHKQGGASLPRRIRRVQVISGLLGRIGFVHQSKGDFLSAGINHLDGERMGEILHAVGRLTVMTKQLDMALSTDEIANWYMEDFAKRLGIGPGEPTA
- a CDS encoding PAS domain S-box protein, with product MTTAPDSTARSSGVSSSRRHLWLAAVTILTVVLVFAVYVSITEDILMRDQFNLYAQRYQQMVSDQVAGDVGESLRDLFREIRMLGEAGAEAADSQHLNRDFENALAQWQVKGLVELGLLESTGRTVVSTKAARIHDADMVPLYQLLDHAGADSTVTCYVPGSTAADTSTDRRYLLRAQRLGAGQTRQWVYGIIDIAWMARSVLRIGGTDSSGYAYLVDRDSTVLFRPEDAPASVFTPISSAWGGARTPISCYGCGPAEAWSVMVVASDPATRAISEHRTRRHLANVAMVSAAVLLVLLGFWQQRRVATQLRTRIGTQSEFLSAVLQSSVDAIIFIDNDNRVQAWNRGAEMIFGYSADEMIGRSFHKLIPPEIDAEAELAMIRDTVYRNGFLRNFQTQRVTRDERRITVNLSRTLITDSRGRPLGSTAILKDVTEKVELDKQLYSTEKLASIGILAAGVAHELNNPLAVILGFTDLLKERFPEGSPERADLTIIEETANNAKKIVENMLGFARVSEGQKDSVNVNSAIDAVLRITSHAFDSGKIEIVADEVRPALPDIVGDPREYQQVLLNLVNNAMAAMAGDGGRLSIAAWAEDGQVHVRISDTGAGIPERIKGRIFDPFFTTKRVGQGTGLGLSLSYGIVQKYGGDIRFTSRSPEDFPDQPGRTTFTVSMPIVATADGSKDGSDESGDTRG
- a CDS encoding response regulator, which translates into the protein MNQAILAVDDEPHMLMLLERILRERTRFELVATTNSLEVPGLLESRTFDLIICDLRMPGMDGLDILRWIDEHNRHEAVVLITAFGTLDDAAEAKRYGLYEYLNKPFRKEQLLSAVHAVMRWQAARRDGESNGSFERDAFASAPLHFQQVWLHRMARRHGSADNIARHTGIPKRTVESLLHPNGDHPGSRA
- a CDS encoding CBS domain-containing protein, which codes for MPERIKHIRAGDVMIPLDQYPHIPYWISLRQAMVEMEKSELVVQGRVSLPRVVLVFDEEYQLMGTVRRRDIMRGLEPPILRERPIDDRKRMFSAEHADRLEGLSYEEILAGVLKQAETSVGDVMQPIEHTVDYHDHLFKVVYEMNTHDLSLLPVLRDGQVAGVIRSVDVFREITRILL
- a CDS encoding dienelactone hydrolase family protein — its product is MKYVLAFIMILAAGGLMAQTDIHTETIEYTIDGQPFEGYLAYDKSVTSHRPGVLIVHQWMGVTDNEKMRARMLAEMGYVAFALDIYGKGVRPANSQEAGAQAGKFRGDRTLFRKHLNAGLAQLRTSLMVDTSRLAAIGYCFGGGGVLELARSGARVNGVVSFHGSLNTPNPADANNINAKVLVLHGAVDPHVTDDEVLAFKKEMEDAGVDYVLTMYGGAVHAFTQKEAGNDPAAGAAYDEAADRRSWQAMKDFFAEIF
- the aspA gene encoding aspartate ammonia-lyase; this translates as MDKRTIADFLKRIELFQDLSDSDRELLTDQLETLRFAPGELLFEENSPRRNLWVIFDGQVELFKRGPLGPEKRLSLFGSYDFLGEGALMDDYPHSASARAVDHATILAISRDRFLDFLERQPGLASHILSRVARVISRRMRQASTMVVDAAAQYVSGRTRIEHDLLGERAVPYEYYYGIQTLRAIENFPITGISLAHFPRLIEALAMVKMAAARANHELGLLPDDIAVAVEQACQELLDGRWHTHFVVDMIQGGAGTSTNMNANEVIANRALEILGRERGEYDYCHPNNHVNLSQSTNDAYPTALNIALINSNSELVDDLRELIDAFRQKATEFAHVLKMGRTQLQDAVPMTLGQNFDAWATTLTEEIDRLNDNARLFLEVNMGGTAIGTGINAEPDYSEKVIEHLRQITRLDVKLAPNLVEATQDTGALVMYSSAVKRLAVKLSKICNDLRLLSSGPRAGINEINLPAMQPGSSIMPGKVNPVIPEVVNQIAFKVIGNDLTVTLAAQAGQLELNVMEPVIAQSLFESIEMLKNGMATLRHRCVLGITANEERCRAMVENSIGLVTALNPVLGYETSTKVAKEALATDRGVYDLVLEKGLLSREQLNRLLDPKRMLAPQRHRAGG